From a single Nitrospiraceae bacterium genomic region:
- a CDS encoding response regulator, producing the protein MSILIVDDSPDQQALLRSILGKAGHSDVLTADSAKSAFVTLKLEEQVSSPTVDLILMDVLMPEQDGVEACREIKRRDHLRDIPIIMVTAKNDLSNLQAAFAAGAVDYITKPVNNLELLARVSSALTLKQEMDCRKARELELRRSNEALQKALKEVKVLRGLIPICASCKKIRNDSGFWQQLEEYLGEHSEAEFSHGLCQPCIKKLYPGVYHD; encoded by the coding sequence ATGAGCATTCTCATCGTCGACGACTCTCCAGATCAACAAGCGCTTCTTCGTTCGATTCTCGGGAAGGCCGGCCACTCGGATGTTCTGACCGCAGATTCAGCAAAATCCGCGTTCGTCACCTTGAAGCTCGAAGAACAGGTGTCTTCACCGACGGTCGACCTCATTCTCATGGATGTGCTGATGCCGGAACAGGATGGTGTGGAGGCTTGCCGGGAGATTAAACGTCGCGATCATCTGCGAGACATTCCCATCATTATGGTCACGGCGAAAAACGACCTCTCGAATTTGCAGGCCGCGTTTGCTGCTGGAGCCGTTGATTACATTACCAAACCCGTTAACAACCTTGAACTCTTAGCCCGCGTCTCGTCGGCGTTGACCCTCAAACAGGAGATGGATTGCCGGAAAGCGCGCGAACTGGAGCTGCGTCGGAGCAACGAGGCGCTTCAGAAGGCTCTCAAGGAAGTGAAAGTGCTCCGCGGCCTCATCCCTATTTGCGCATCATGCAAAAAAATCAGGAATGACAGCGGGTTCTGGCAACAATTGGAAGAATACCTCGGCGAGCATTCCGAGGCAGAGTTCAGTCATGGGCTCTGTCAGCCGTGTATTAAAAAGCTTTATCCTGGTGTTTACCATGACTAG
- a CDS encoding GatB/YqeY domain-containing protein, with product MSLRDRLADDLKQAMKSRDQLRMDVIRMIKAAVLNKEVELKKDLDDAEMSRVMTTMIKQRKESVEQFEKGNRAELAAKERREIAIIEAYLPQALSPDQLVGVVEAVIRDVGATSVKDMGTVMKVVMARLAGQTVDGKQVSDLVRSKLQ from the coding sequence ATGTCCCTCCGCGATCGTTTAGCTGATGATCTGAAACAAGCTATGAAATCACGCGACCAACTGCGCATGGATGTCATTCGTATGATCAAAGCTGCTGTGCTCAATAAGGAAGTCGAACTCAAGAAGGATCTCGACGACGCGGAAATGAGCCGGGTGATGACGACCATGATTAAGCAACGCAAAGAGTCGGTCGAGCAGTTTGAAAAAGGTAACCGAGCGGAGTTGGCCGCGAAAGAGCGCCGTGAGATTGCCATCATCGAAGCCTATCTTCCGCAAGCTCTTTCTCCCGATCAGCTTGTCGGAGTGGTTGAAGCCGTCATCCGCGACGTCGGAGCAACTTCCGTCAAGGACATGGGAACGGTGATGAAAGTCGTCATGGCGCGTCTCGCTGGTCAAACCGTTGACGGCAAGCAAGTCAGCGATCTCGTCCGATCCAAGCTGCAATAG